The following nucleotide sequence is from Mangifera indica cultivar Alphonso chromosome 1, CATAS_Mindica_2.1, whole genome shotgun sequence.
GATATGCGTTATCGGGCGCATTTGATTTAGGTGATCTTTGATTAGCAAATATAGATACCGGAATAATCATGGATTACTTCATACTAAACTACCCTAAAAATTGTTGACACTTAAAAGAAAATCGTTGATATATGCAATAGAATtattatgtcaattttataataaatcaatGAACCTCTTAACCTATTCTAGTACCATATGGTATTTTTAttcagaataatattatatatatttattttgagtgtataaataaatacacatttaaatgtgttattatataattaggtatttatTTGTCCATGAGAAGTTCACTGATGCGTTCTAAAGTATGAGGAATGGGTGTTTTTGTTCCTTGAACAGACAAtcctaaacaaaattttttgaattccTGAAAAGTAGATCGATTGTTTTGGATATATTTTCTATCTTCATTTATTTTGAACAAATATTCCATTCTATGCgagtttatttaatttgagcATAATTGGTCACAGTCATCAGAACAATCTCGTTCTTGGTGGAACGACTGGATAATTGCCTGAGGGACGAGCATTCCAATATACAAATGGACATTCTACCTTGAGTTCACTTCTTCCCTCAATTTTGTCCAAACTCTTGAGGACTTCCACGATATCTTGAATATGACTTTGAGATGTTGTGAAAAGGGGCGTTGGACTTCTTGAACAGACATTTCAATCTTCAAACAGTAGTTTTCTTTAACTTTTGGTAGAAGTTTGAATGGCCTTGAGAACGGTCTCGTTCTTGGCTGGAGATCGTATGGAACAGTGTTCACTTCTTGAATGGATGTTTCATCCTTCTTTCTTCAATATTGCTCGATTTTAGGCAAAATCATGAATGACCATTGGAACTAGGTTGTTCCTCGTTAAATGAGTAATCTGGTCAGTGGAACAAACGTTCCTTTTTGGTGGAATGGGCATTCTAGATACTTTTTGCACAATTTTTTCAATGCTTATCTAGATGTATTTGGAACAGTAATTTCTGGGCGATAGTTATCCCTCCTCCAGGCCTGCTGAGAGGTGTGTTGGTCAGTGCGTTGAAGTCGCTCGGTCTAGCCTTTGTTGTCCCCATGATCCTGCAAATGCCTTGGAATTTTCAAAATCAGGGAACTGGTTATGTTCGACAGATTTACTTGAGATTGATGTGGTTCTTCCTTTCTCTGAGATTTTACATTCTTCATCTGAAGGTCTTTTGGATAGATTTTAGGGTGGTTAGCAGGCCCCATGTTGTGATTGCCACTGTGTTTTCCTTGTTTTTCCGACGTGAAGTCCCATTTTCTGTCCCTTCGGCATCAGTTTGTCCTCTCCGCCTTTGTGTTGGTTTGCTGTGATATCTCCAATGGATTGGCATTATGTTATTTCCCTTGCTTGGCTCATGTTTTTCTCTTGATTTCCAAGTTTTTTGGCTCCTTTACTTGGTTTATTGGAACAAACTTGACAGTTTAGTTTTTTATGTTTGCTTGGTTCTCTCTCTTAAACCCTATCATAGCAAAAACTCTGATAGATATTCAAGATATGATAACCattctctttgtatttttgTCTATCTCCTTAACCTAAATCTTGTCTTGTTGTGCGAATGTTTTGTGCCCATGTGTATAAGTTTATTTTAGATTTGGGCCATGACTATATAGCTTTGTACATGCTTTTGTATAGCTTTTGCAATCTTATTCTCAATCTcgcaataataaatataaaagaacaagataaatttagaATACTTTCTCTTGCCTCTTTTGAAGGCCTAcgtcttttgttttttaatatacatttacaaaaaaaatacatagaTGAAAGTTAAATTATAAGTGATAACAAATCAACATCTAGGTGGACATTTATTTTGAGTGGAGTTATTAGAAATAGAGTGTGCATTGTGATAGTTATCGAACTATGTCGAgggattttgaaaataaaatttaatagaaaatccAAACATATAACTTTAAGAAGCCCAACAACCACAATGTCTTCAAGTAGAGCAGATATTGTCCACGTGTAGAAGCCCAACAACCATAAACCTGCAATTTAACTCGAATGTGGTTCTTCATTATGAGACAACGCACGACTACCaagtacattttttaaaaaaagacttCAAGTTTCCGATATTCTAGCCAGAATCTGAAAGGGgccatcatttggccttaaataaTCTGAATTGTGACCATTTTGCTTTCTCCAAATCCATAGTGAGTAAGTAGTGACAGAAAATGTAATATCTTAATTGGAACAGGTTTGAGTCTTTGACAATAACAAGTTACATTGTAACCATGCGAaggaaaattattttctaaactGTAATCTACTTTACCATATAAGAAAGACTAAACAGTAattgatgataatattttacCAACTAAGATTGATTTCACATGGAGCGAAAGAGAGAGAACTGaagtgggtatttaaattttttggtcgatcaatttttttagttatagtttgttacaaataaaattatttgagttttttaattcGGAAGAGAAGCTACAAGAAGCAATTTTGATGGTAAGAAGTGtgcttaatttattttaatgaattgTAAATATAGCATTCAGCCAATCGCCCACATAAGATTAAGAACAACACTGGCTTACTGACCAACAATTACAGCAGAATTCAAGTAGACGAAAATATGTAAGCACAATATGTAGTGGGAAATTGGTATAGGTAAATTAAGCAAGGATGTTTTCTAGGGGCCGGGCATCCAATTTGGCTTTCTCAAAGTCTTGCAGTTGCTGCTCCTTGGCCAATTTCTTTAGCCTGGCTAGCTCAAGGTCCTTGCTCATCTTCCTCCTGTACATCTCTGCAAATGTGATTGGTTCCTCTAGTATAGCCTTCTCTCCTTCTCTGATCTTCAGTGGGTATACTGTAGCTTCTGGTGCTGGATTCTGAAACGTAGCAATGGATAATCTGCTGCTGTTTGAATTCACCACTGCTTGGTGATCCGCATTCTTGAACCTCCCATTGCACAGATACTGGCCACAATTGTACACACGGGTGTAATGTCAAAAACAAAGCCGACAATAGTggagttaaaataaataatactactACTTACATGACCATGATCACCAAGGTTGACCACAAAAGCTCCTGGGACAGGTTGAACGGTGATCCAAGTTTTGCCATTATCGCGAGTGGCTTGGAGCCCACCCACGTGATCTTGAAGCAAGAGGGTGATGGTTCCTGGATCGGTGTGGCGTTTGAGTCCAAGGGTAAGGTCGGGTTGTGGACACGTCGGATAGAAATTGACCACAACTTTTTGGTCCATATCCACACAAGCTTTAGTTAAAGCTTCCTTCTCTAATCCCATAGCCTCAGATAAAACCTCAAGAAGCTTGCATGCTAGTCCCATCAATTTCTCACTGTACTCCTTTGTTACATCTCTCCATCCTTCCGGCTTGTCCGGCCACCGTGAATAATCTCGGTTCTTAATTGGGTATGAGAAGTATGTCACAATTTCACGCCAATCTTGAACCGTTTCTCcctgttttattaattaaatgcatacgtataatgaaaaacaatatatcatatatttgttGGAGATGAAAATCCTCTTAGACcctattaaactaaaataaatttggatAATCTCTAAAGATCtgtattattcaatttaaaccataaaattaaactaaattgtttaaaagttatgatttaatttggtttaatttgaactgataaatttttaaacggtttaaaaaacagttttgaaaaatttcccAGTCCTAAAACTGGCACGCCATACTCATATTACTTCTTCCAATGTAAGAAAGTTTTTCCACTGAGTTAGcagtttcaactttcaattaTTCTCacatatttagaaaaaaatggaCCCAGAAATGTAGAATATCCGAAAATTGAGATAAAAAAGTAAAGATATTAATGAGGAAAATTTGTTGAAGAATGGTTGGTAGGCTTTTAAATAATTTGCTTCTTGGAAAGCTTTTTTGGGTCCCATTTGGCATATATGGTTGAatggttgacaataatttaaaatgaaaccTCACCTGGAGGTGGCTGGAGACTATGAAGCCGCCCTTCTTGCCGCCGGACATATCAAATCGGAGCTTTTCCTCTGGTGGCAAAGCGAAAAATTTTCTTGCATGAGCAGTCATATCGGATATAAGCTTAGTGTCAACACCATGATCAATAACTTGGAAAATACCCCATTCTTCACACGCTTCAACAATTTTCTTGCAAATTTCACCCCTTCTGCCATCAACTTCATCGATTCCGTCCAGTGAAATCACCGGAATTTCATTGCTAAACTCGTTATACGCCACCTTCGGACGCTCATCTTCATCGCGAACGAATTTCGGATTAAGGGTTTTCTCTTGTGCAAGAGCTGTGAGAGTGGTAGAAGCCATTGAAAGAAACTGCAACGAGTGTGATGTTAATGTTTTATGTGAAGAGCAGGCGGAGGTGTTTATGCCTATATATTGTAAATGTAGCGgggagaaaggaaaaaatttattaagaggGAAGCTCCAACTACCATGGCAGCTCCAGCTACCACTATGCCTCGTGCAGCCAGCCGGCCCTTCTTTCTCCTAGaagtaaacaaataaatgtACTTTACCCCCCTGTGGTTTAGCTCGACCAAGGTGTGGGGTTTACAATTGTTGTATGGTAGATTCCTCCCCACGAACAACTTTTCCTCATCCAAATTAGCACATACGACTTCCGTTAGGCTACGATCAACAATTAACTATAGTACTAGCGACTAAACATATTTCACATCCCCCAATTGTTGGGGGGCACAAAAAACTTTATACTTCGAAACAGTAAGAAAGACCCTATTAGACAGATTATCTATCCACATCAAcgaaataatttttctattttttcccGTGCCAACCGGGGAAAGTTTTctttaatctattaaaaaatgGGGATTACATTGTTAATGCGATTATTCTGTCTGGTTcaatcaaaaatataaacaaatccTTAAGAATAGTATATATATTAGGAAGGCTTAGATCTTATTATTTAAagacaaattataaaaaatggccaaaatactctcttactaagcaaaaatgcccaaagccactattttcaagcaaaaatacccaaattaactattcctaaacaaaaatgcttatgactttttctaaagtgtcaaaattactctttttctcatttatataaaccctcctcactcattatgaagggttaaatgaaattttattaaaattagaggggcattttgatattaattggAGGGGTTAtatcgttttatgatatattgattcgtatttttcaaatttctgaagaatttttcgattgttgccattctagggtatttcaacttttagaattcgaatttcagttccgtttttactaatttcacagttttaagatatatcgattcgtattttccagatttctgaataatttttcgatagttgccattctagggtatttcaacttttagaattcgaatttcagttctgtttttgctgatttcactattttacgatatatcgactcgtattttccagattttcaaaaaaaatttcgattattaccattctagggtatttcaatttttaaaattcgaatttcagttctgttttttcgaatttcatcattttaagatGTATATATTTTCCTGTTACTCTTATAATTATGAATGGGTCAACTCAAATAATAAAGGGACAAAGATAGGGGTTGATAAATAgctaacaaatataattttttttagatacATTCACTTAAAATATAGTCATTATTTGTGTGTATGATCTTCAAATAGAGCAAAAAGTCTTTCTAAAAGTCCAGCTATCTTTAGGATCCTTTGCATGGAAGTTAAATTCTTCCCAAGATATATAATTGCATCAATaccaattaattaatatcataccATAGATACAACTTTTTCGATTATTAGATTGAATAACGTAAAaatcctttaaatttaattttttgtttataattattttatatcatcgtaataaatattaaaattcattaacaaatcCTTAGTATTATTATCGTAATCTACTATACACAAAACTTTATATTAGACACATTAGTTGGTGACAAAAAATCGCAAAATCAATTTAGAGCTGAAGGAAGTGTTCAACCATACTTCATTGTCATAGACGTCTTGCAAAAGGTTGCATAGAAGAGCCTTGGATTACCATATATCCAAGTAATTCAACACTAGTTTGGGATAGCCTAAAACTTGTCGCTCATAGTTAGCCAATCACAACAGATGAAATGTAGCAACTAACTTTCAATGTGGTTGCCAACCTAAACGGGCAATGGGTGATCTCTCCAACACCtcttgatattttaatatataagataaagaATGAGTGTGTTTAGAAATGGATAATTTAtttctagaaatttaaattaaagttaaatttataaaaaagataattttaaaagtgaGGGTTGAAATCAATTAGAGGGGAGCTAAAAACTGCTTTCCCTTCTCTAAATCGACTTACAACAtcccaaattcatttttttgttttgctttgtaAAGACATAATTTTTAGGGCTGAGTTTCGCCATTCAAAGACAAAGGAGTAAGTTTTATAAGTACGCATTCTCTAGTAAAAACTCTTGGTTTGATtctaaaaaaaaaggttaatgtataaataaaaatatcggTTGATAAGGGTGTTGGCTAGATTAGGCCAACAAATGTTTGTCTATTTGTCCAAATGGATGGTTTTAGTAAAATTAGTATAGATTCAACgaaattttattgaatacttttatatgttattttcgAATAAAGTGTTTTAGCTAAATTTGATTGAACGAGATTAAGTTTTATTTCTCCTAGAcattttttcttgtgttttgtAGGGAACATCTAACTAATAATACTTTGAATTATCAATCGTAAAAGAGTTGTTGTTTGACTTGTCACATTCAATATAATGACAACTGTAAAAAGTATACAATAAGTTAAAGGTACTACATATATAAACCAACATACATTAATTAAGGAGCAATTAGACGATATGTGAATATGTGAATTTGTCATATTGTCAAGTATATGAATGGTGAGAGCAAGGTAAGGGGAACAAACTAGCAAGTATGTGGATATGTCATATCCTAGTGTTAAGAGCAACCTAAGAGAAAGAGACTTAGAAATATgcacacataatattgctttttttctaacaataaaattacgtgtatagacttttgatacataaatgatatgttattatgtaattagatgattttgaattaattataaaagaatacTCACTCAattgatgacacatcatttgtacacccaaattatatatcaaaaatatatacacatagtattactcttttttataaaacaaaaattcacttATATTTACGATGTAATAGACAATAAGTAATGGAACATGATtatgtaaaacaattttttaaaatttatattttaattgtgaTGTACTTCTCACAACGCTTTGGattataacaattttgttttgattcgcATTGTTATAAATGCTACAATTCTTGGCAGTTAATTATTATGTGTTTAATTCAaagttattaatatatttgatcgATTCACTTAACAATATGatccataaaataaataacagagAAATTAGATAGCTATGGATGAATCTATATACTTGACTAATCCATAAAAACCTTTAATAATGGtacacttgttatgatttatatgGATTAGTCTTAATCAATAACCATACAAGGGTCTTATGAATATTTAGAGACTAATCTTGAGGTATAGATGGTTAGAACTAGTCATCGATGTTGAAGCTAAACTTAGAAGATTTCTTTAGAATTGGTTGGTTGAGTTGTAATGATTCTTCTATAATAGACACGGTCTTTCAAGGGCAATCATTAATGTTGAagttgatttataattattcatatgaATAAGGTCAAATATTCCTCTCGAACTGGTTAAATATCATATGCAATATTTGGTTGAactttattttagaattttaaagttCTTTTTAGACATTTTCTTTGGATTTTCTTTACCTCTTGTTAAATTGTAGAGatcattttaaacatttttacacaatacaaaaagaaaaataagttagGAGAAATAAACATAAACTCAAATAATAAGCTATGAATGTTGGTTAAATCTAGTTACAATAACCTATACGACCAAAATTTGtgcaaatataataaacaaaagtTGGCCAAATTTGGTTGAAATCCTAGACTAGGaaaatggattaaattttattggttttattCGATTCACACTCTTTTATTGGCCAAGCTTTTCCTGTACATGTTaacccttgttttttttttttggttaaaaccATGAGTTTTGTTTAG
It contains:
- the LOC123194609 gene encoding naringenin,2-oxoglutarate 3-dioxygenase, encoding MASTTLTALAQEKTLNPKFVRDEDERPKVAYNEFSNEIPVISLDGIDEVDGRRGEICKKIVEACEEWGIFQVIDHGVDTKLISDMTAHARKFFALPPEEKLRFDMSGGKKGGFIVSSHLQGETVQDWREIVTYFSYPIKNRDYSRWPDKPEGWRDVTKEYSEKLMGLACKLLEVLSEAMGLEKEALTKACVDMDQKVVVNFYPTCPQPDLTLGLKRHTDPGTITLLLQDHVGGLQATRDNGKTWITVQPVPGAFVVNLGDHGHYLCNGRFKNADHQAVVNSNSSRLSIATFQNPAPEATVYPLKIREGEKAILEEPITFAEMYRRKMSKDLELARLKKLAKEQQLQDFEKAKLDARPLENILA